A DNA window from Tenuifilaceae bacterium CYCD contains the following coding sequences:
- a CDS encoding DNA polymerase III subunit epsilon produces MKLNIKNPLVFIDLETTGIDIVKDRIVEIAILKVTPDGKEEMKVRRINPDMPIPPEVTAIHGISDEDVKNEPTFKEVAKSLANMIEGCDFAGFNSNKFDFPLLAEEFLRADVDFDLKKRKFIDVQTIFHKMEKRTLSAAYKFYLDKNLENAHSAGADSMATYEILGAQLDRYPELKNDVDFLSEYSSFNRNVDFIGRIVLDDSGVEVFNFGKHKGKPVVEVFQKEPSYYAWMMNGDFPLYTKRVLTAIYLKMKQK; encoded by the coding sequence ATGAAGTTAAACATCAAAAACCCCTTGGTATTTATCGATCTTGAAACTACAGGTATTGATATTGTTAAGGATAGAATAGTTGAGATAGCAATTCTTAAGGTTACTCCCGATGGTAAAGAGGAGATGAAAGTTCGAAGAATCAACCCTGATATGCCAATTCCACCTGAGGTTACAGCAATTCATGGTATTTCCGATGAGGATGTTAAAAATGAACCCACATTCAAGGAAGTAGCTAAATCGTTGGCAAATATGATTGAGGGCTGCGATTTTGCAGGATTCAACTCAAATAAGTTCGATTTTCCATTGCTTGCTGAGGAGTTTTTACGTGCTGATGTAGATTTCGATTTGAAGAAGCGTAAATTTATTGATGTGCAGACAATCTTCCATAAAATGGAAAAGCGTACGCTTTCTGCAGCCTATAAATTCTACCTCGATAAGAATTTGGAAAATGCTCATAGCGCAGGTGCGGATTCTATGGCAACTTACGAAATTCTGGGAGCACAGCTGGATAGATATCCTGAATTGAAAAATGATGTTGATTTCCTGTCGGAGTACAGTTCTTTTAACCGCAATGTTGATTTTATTGGAAGAATTGTACTTGACGATAGTGGGGTAGAGGTGTTCAATTTCGGGAAGCACAAGGGAAAGCCTGTTGTTGAAGTATTCCAGAAGGAGCCCAGCTACTATGCTTGGATGATGAACGGTGATTTTCCACTTTACACCAAGCGTGTGTTGACTGCTATTTACTTAAAAATGAAACAGAAATAG
- the gldF gene encoding gliding motility-associated ABC transporter permease subunit GldF, producing the protein MFAIFTKELKDFFSSLTGYISAIVFLLIIGLVMWVIPSDLNVLDSGYATLDSLFSIAPWVFLFLVPAVTMRTFSEEKRSGTIELILTRPISDTQMVLGKFFASVVLVLIILIPALLFYLSVYLLGNPVGNIDTGGTWGSFIGLFFLASAYAAVGIFTSSLTDNQIVSFILSMLLCFLLYTGLESLALLDAFSGIKYFLVSLSISEHYSSMSRGVIDTRDVVYFVALSALFLIFTRTKLESRKW; encoded by the coding sequence ATGTTTGCAATATTTACTAAGGAATTAAAGGATTTTTTTTCGTCGCTAACAGGCTATATCTCGGCAATAGTCTTTCTTTTGATTATTGGCTTGGTAATGTGGGTAATCCCTAGCGATTTGAATGTTCTGGATAGTGGTTACGCCACCCTCGATTCTCTTTTCTCCATTGCACCTTGGGTATTTCTTTTTTTAGTTCCTGCGGTTACAATGCGTACTTTTTCAGAGGAGAAACGTTCGGGAACCATAGAGTTAATCTTAACTCGCCCAATTTCCGACACCCAAATGGTACTCGGTAAATTTTTTGCATCGGTTGTGCTGGTGCTAATTATTCTTATTCCAGCACTATTGTTCTATCTATCGGTTTACTTGTTGGGAAATCCTGTTGGAAATATCGATACTGGTGGTACTTGGGGTTCTTTCATTGGTTTATTCTTCCTTGCATCGGCATATGCGGCTGTGGGAATTTTTACTTCGAGTTTAACCGATAATCAGATAGTTTCCTTTATTCTATCAATGCTATTGTGCTTTCTGCTTTATACCGGATTGGAGTCGTTGGCATTGCTCGATGCTTTTTCGGGTATAAAGTATTTTCTGGTTTCGTTAAGCATTAGTGAGCACTACAGCTCAATGAGTAGGGGAGTGATTGATACCCGCGATGTGGTTTACTTTGTAGCACTTTCTGCACTATTCCTAATTTTTACCAGAACTAAACTTGAGTCACGTAAGTGGTAG
- a CDS encoding acetyl-CoA synthetase, translating into MIAKQLLNPKSIVVVGGSDDVQKPGGKVLKNLIDHNFEGELYVVNPKLDTVQGIKSFRDAADLPQVDLAILAIAAKFCPQTVDILAKEKGTRGFIILSAGFHEESEEGAKLEQQIVDTINSVGGSLIGPNCIGMMNTHFAGVFSTPIPKFDSKGVDFISGSGATAVFIMESGMTKGLTFNSVYSVGNSAQMGVEEVLEYLDESFDPAISSKVKLLYVESINKPKKLLKHASSLIRKGCRIAAIKAGSSSAGSRAASSHTGALASSDVAVDALFRKAGIVRCSGRDELTTVASIFMHPELQGKNIAVITHAGGPAVMLTDSLSNNGLEVPAIDGSKAKELLSKLFAGSSVANPIDFLATGTAEQLGYIIDACEKDFDHIDAMAVIFGSPGLFPVYDVYDLLDQKMKECRKPIFPILPSVINVKDEIDHFIAKGRINFPDEVTFGNALSKIYHTPKPTPEKPTLPKVDENKIRKVIDNAENGYLQPEQVQALLDAAGIHRAGEAIVTTQADAIESAKKLGFPVVMKVVGPVHKSDVGGVSLNVKDEKTAASEFDRMIKIKDTTAILIQPMLKGVELFVGAKREDKFGHMVLCGLGGIFIEVLKDVKAGIAPIDTNEASSMIRGLKSYGIIKGARGQEPVNEDLFAEMVSRVSALVTVAPEIFEMDLNPLLGSKDKVVAVDARIRIEK; encoded by the coding sequence ATGATAGCAAAGCAACTTCTCAACCCAAAAAGCATTGTAGTAGTTGGTGGATCCGACGATGTCCAAAAACCCGGCGGTAAAGTATTGAAAAACCTTATCGATCATAATTTCGAAGGCGAACTTTACGTGGTAAACCCAAAACTTGATACGGTACAAGGCATTAAGTCGTTCCGCGATGCGGCCGATTTACCTCAGGTTGATTTGGCAATCCTTGCTATTGCAGCAAAATTCTGTCCTCAAACAGTTGATATCTTAGCAAAAGAGAAAGGAACTCGTGGTTTCATCATTCTTTCGGCTGGATTTCACGAGGAGAGCGAAGAAGGTGCCAAACTGGAGCAACAAATTGTTGATACCATAAACAGTGTTGGAGGAAGCCTTATTGGCCCAAACTGTATAGGTATGATGAATACTCACTTTGCAGGTGTATTCTCAACTCCAATACCTAAGTTCGATTCCAAAGGTGTAGATTTCATATCGGGATCGGGTGCAACTGCTGTATTTATCATGGAATCGGGCATGACCAAAGGGCTAACCTTTAACAGCGTTTACTCGGTTGGAAACAGCGCACAAATGGGAGTTGAAGAAGTTCTGGAATACCTAGACGAATCGTTCGATCCAGCAATAAGTTCAAAGGTAAAATTACTATACGTTGAAAGTATCAACAAACCTAAAAAACTGCTAAAACATGCATCATCGTTAATTCGAAAGGGCTGTAGAATTGCCGCCATTAAAGCAGGTAGTTCTTCGGCAGGTAGCCGCGCTGCATCGAGCCATACTGGCGCCTTGGCAAGTAGCGATGTTGCTGTTGATGCACTTTTCCGCAAAGCAGGGATTGTTCGTTGCTCGGGTAGAGATGAACTAACCACTGTGGCATCAATTTTTATGCACCCCGAATTACAGGGTAAAAACATTGCCGTTATCACCCACGCTGGCGGGCCTGCGGTTATGCTTACCGACTCATTATCGAATAACGGATTGGAAGTTCCTGCAATTGATGGTTCAAAAGCCAAAGAGCTACTCTCAAAACTATTTGCGGGTTCATCGGTTGCAAATCCTATTGATTTCCTGGCAACAGGCACAGCGGAGCAACTTGGATATATTATTGATGCCTGCGAAAAGGACTTTGACCATATCGACGCAATGGCTGTAATATTCGGTAGTCCCGGATTATTCCCTGTTTACGATGTTTACGACTTGCTCGATCAAAAAATGAAGGAGTGCCGTAAACCGATATTTCCTATTCTTCCTTCGGTTATCAATGTAAAGGATGAGATTGACCATTTCATAGCCAAAGGACGTATCAACTTCCCCGATGAGGTTACATTCGGGAATGCTCTATCAAAAATATATCACACTCCAAAGCCAACACCAGAAAAACCAACTTTACCCAAAGTTGATGAAAACAAGATTCGTAAGGTGATTGATAATGCAGAAAACGGCTACTTACAACCTGAGCAAGTTCAGGCCTTACTCGATGCTGCAGGTATTCATCGTGCTGGCGAAGCTATCGTAACAACCCAAGCCGACGCAATTGAATCGGCAAAAAAACTTGGATTCCCCGTAGTTATGAAGGTTGTTGGACCAGTTCATAAATCGGATGTTGGCGGTGTTTCACTCAATGTGAAAGATGAAAAGACAGCCGCAAGTGAGTTCGACAGAATGATCAAAATTAAAGATACCACTGCAATTCTTATTCAGCCTATGCTTAAAGGTGTTGAACTATTTGTTGGAGCAAAACGCGAGGATAAATTTGGTCACATGGTACTTTGCGGTTTAGGAGGAATTTTTATTGAAGTTTTGAAGGATGTCAAAGCTGGGATAGCCCCAATTGATACAAACGAAGCATCGAGTATGATTCGAGGGCTAAAGAGCTACGGCATCATTAAGGGTGCCCGTGGTCAGGAACCTGTCAACGAGGATCTTTTCGCCGAAATGGTAAGCCGCGTATCGGCTCTGGTAACAGTTGCTCCAGAAATCTTCGAAATGGACTTAAATCCACTTCTAGGTTCGAAAGACAAAGTGGTAGCCGTTGATGCCCGTATCAGAATTGAGAAGTAA
- a CDS encoding DNA polymerase III subunit beta, giving the protein MKFVVSSTELLSHLSVVSRVISSKNTLPILDNFLFKLEGNELEITASDLESTLTTRITLENVSDDGSVAIPYKILIDTLKEFSEQPLTFDIDPGSLSIVINSENGQFNIVGQPADDFPAKADIKAESKTTVKLAADVMLNGITKTIFATADDEMRPVMNGIFIDLNSDGITFVASDSHKLVRYRRKDVQADAESSFILPKKPATLLKNILAKETGSIVVDFDTKNARVTMAGYTLICRLVEGTYPNYSAVIPTNNPNKMIVDRVEIYNALRRVSIYSNAASNLIKLTLTGNQCVVSAQDLDFSVSAYERLKCEYEGEDMEIGFKSAFLVEILANLSASDVVLSMSDPSRAGLLFPNTNENPDEDVLMLLMPMMIGA; this is encoded by the coding sequence ATGAAGTTCGTAGTATCAAGCACTGAGCTTTTAAGCCACCTATCGGTGGTAAGTAGGGTGATTAGCAGCAAAAACACCCTTCCAATTCTTGATAACTTCCTTTTCAAATTAGAGGGTAATGAGCTTGAGATTACCGCATCGGATTTGGAATCGACCTTAACAACCCGCATTACGTTGGAGAACGTTTCCGATGATGGTTCTGTAGCAATTCCTTACAAAATTCTAATTGATACATTGAAGGAATTTTCGGAGCAACCTCTTACCTTCGATATCGACCCAGGTTCGCTTTCGATCGTTATTAATTCTGAAAATGGTCAGTTTAATATTGTTGGTCAGCCTGCCGACGATTTTCCTGCAAAAGCAGATATTAAAGCAGAAAGCAAAACTACCGTTAAACTTGCTGCCGATGTTATGCTAAATGGTATTACCAAAACCATTTTTGCAACTGCTGATGATGAGATGCGCCCAGTAATGAACGGTATCTTTATCGATCTAAATTCTGATGGAATTACCTTTGTGGCTTCAGACTCTCACAAGTTGGTTCGTTACCGTCGTAAGGATGTTCAGGCCGATGCTGAGTCTTCATTCATTCTGCCAAAGAAACCTGCTACTTTACTAAAGAATATTCTTGCTAAAGAAACTGGTTCCATTGTGGTTGATTTCGACACCAAGAATGCTCGTGTTACAATGGCTGGTTATACCTTGATTTGCCGATTGGTAGAGGGTACTTATCCTAACTACAGTGCAGTTATTCCAACCAACAATCCTAACAAAATGATTGTTGATCGTGTTGAGATTTACAATGCACTTCGTAGGGTTTCAATCTACTCAAACGCAGCAAGCAACCTTATTAAGTTAACCTTAACAGGTAATCAATGTGTGGTTTCTGCACAGGACTTGGATTTCTCTGTGTCAGCATACGAGCGTTTGAAATGCGAGTACGAGGGTGAGGATATGGAAATTGGTTTCAAATCAGCTTTCCTTGTTGAGATTCTTGCGAACCTTTCAGCATCGGATGTTGTTTTATCGATGTCGGATCCTTCACGTGCTGGTTTATTGTTCCCTAATACGAATGAGAATCCTGATGAGGATGTGCTGATGTTACTAATGCCAATGATGATTGGTGCTTAA
- a CDS encoding phospholipid phosphatase, with product METQKCDSLNKFESKDSISELRFNYKQIIIPSVLIGYGAAGFEVDGIKKFDNWIKNRIDNSAREQIKIDDYLQYAPAVTVYALNLSGVKGKHSFVDRSVILGTSFLLVSLTVSGLKDFSSVRRPDRSALNSFPSGHTATAFMCAEFMHQEYKDQSIWYSIAGYTAATATGALRMYNVRHWFSDVVAGAGIGILGTKVAYWVFPYMKRLYTPKKSNSKTTAVLLPYYNGNDAGVALSVAF from the coding sequence ATGGAAACCCAGAAATGCGATAGTTTAAATAAATTTGAAAGTAAGGATTCGATTAGTGAACTTAGGTTTAACTATAAGCAAATTATAATTCCTTCAGTACTAATTGGCTATGGAGCAGCCGGATTTGAAGTAGATGGAATTAAAAAGTTCGATAATTGGATTAAGAATAGAATAGATAACAGTGCGCGTGAACAAATAAAAATTGATGATTATTTGCAGTATGCACCAGCAGTAACCGTTTATGCTCTAAACTTATCTGGAGTAAAAGGAAAGCATTCCTTTGTTGATAGAAGCGTGATACTAGGAACATCGTTTTTATTAGTATCCCTTACTGTTAGCGGACTGAAAGATTTTTCAAGCGTTAGACGACCAGATAGAAGTGCTTTAAACTCATTTCCATCGGGTCATACTGCAACTGCTTTTATGTGTGCAGAGTTTATGCATCAAGAGTATAAGGATCAATCTATTTGGTACAGTATTGCAGGTTATACTGCAGCAACAGCAACCGGGGCTTTAAGGATGTATAATGTACGTCACTGGTTTTCTGATGTTGTTGCTGGTGCAGGAATCGGAATTTTAGGAACAAAAGTAGCATATTGGGTATTTCCCTATATGAAACGTTTGTATACTCCCAAAAAATCTAACTCAAAAACTACAGCAGTATTGCTTCCTTACTATAATGGTAATGATGCGGGTGTTGCTTTATCGGTTGCTTTTTAG
- the gldG gene encoding gliding motility-associated ABC transporter substrate-binding protein GldG, with protein MNKSARYKGLVRLTIALATIAMVVFLSNTFYLRFDLTSEKRYTLQDITKRTLKDLKDPIYVKIYLDGDLPIGLNRMKKALTESIDEFKVIAGKNIQYEFVNPSESANTKERQKVYNKLYEKGLQPTNIQQNDKEGGSSQKLVFPGLIMNYAGREVSVNLLKNIPGLSGDENINLSVQNFEFALVDGLMKLTTETRPKIAFVQGHGEFDEFQTGDIEKALSEYYDIDRVAIRGNVDVLKPFQTVIIAGTNQPMPEADKIAIDQFVMNGGRVLWFIDPVQVSIDSLSKGASTLAYVNQHNLDDMLFRYGARLNPMLIQDLQCAVIPVNMAMAGQEPKFVPAPWVYYPLLATPTNHPVTRNLNLIHSQFASPVDTVGGSSAIKKQYLLYTSMNGKVLQVPLFVSLSQVNQRINEREFRISNIPVAVELSGEFQSVFRNRPLSGYNNGQPFEFKDKSAFTRMIVVADADIIRNDVQRRPNGAYIIPLGYDRFTNQTFGNKELVMNMVRYLNDDEGLMNLRSRDFKLRLLDRKAILQSRLKWQLINMLIPSAILVIGGFTWLYIRRRKYTR; from the coding sequence ATGAACAAATCAGCCCGATATAAAGGTTTAGTCCGCTTGACAATTGCCTTGGCAACAATTGCTATGGTGGTTTTTCTTTCAAATACTTTCTACCTACGTTTCGATTTAACTTCTGAGAAACGCTATACGCTTCAAGATATTACTAAGCGAACTCTTAAGGATTTGAAAGATCCTATTTACGTTAAGATTTATCTTGATGGCGATTTGCCAATTGGGCTAAACCGAATGAAAAAGGCTTTAACCGAATCAATTGATGAATTTAAGGTTATTGCTGGTAAAAATATTCAGTATGAGTTTGTAAATCCTTCGGAATCGGCAAATACTAAAGAGCGCCAAAAGGTCTATAATAAACTTTACGAAAAGGGTTTACAGCCCACCAATATTCAGCAGAACGATAAGGAGGGTGGAAGTTCCCAAAAACTGGTTTTCCCCGGTCTTATTATGAACTATGCAGGACGCGAGGTTTCTGTTAATCTTTTGAAGAATATTCCGGGGCTCTCGGGCGATGAGAATATTAACCTTTCAGTTCAGAACTTCGAGTTTGCTCTAGTTGATGGTTTGATGAAGTTAACCACCGAAACTCGTCCTAAAATAGCGTTTGTCCAGGGTCACGGTGAGTTCGATGAGTTTCAAACGGGTGATATAGAGAAGGCGCTATCGGAATATTACGATATTGACAGGGTTGCTATTAGAGGTAATGTTGATGTCCTTAAGCCATTCCAAACAGTTATAATTGCTGGTACAAACCAGCCCATGCCTGAGGCCGATAAAATTGCCATTGACCAGTTTGTGATGAATGGCGGAAGGGTGCTTTGGTTTATAGACCCAGTTCAGGTTAGTATCGACAGTTTGTCGAAAGGTGCATCAACGCTTGCTTATGTTAACCAGCATAACTTGGACGATATGCTGTTCCGCTACGGTGCACGTTTGAATCCAATGCTGATACAAGATTTACAGTGTGCTGTAATTCCTGTAAATATGGCCATGGCAGGGCAAGAGCCAAAGTTTGTGCCTGCACCTTGGGTTTACTACCCGTTACTTGCGACACCCACAAATCATCCTGTTACACGTAACTTAAACCTTATACATAGTCAGTTTGCAAGTCCAGTCGATACTGTTGGCGGTAGTTCTGCTATTAAAAAGCAGTATCTGCTTTATACATCAATGAATGGTAAGGTTTTGCAGGTACCATTGTTTGTGAGTTTATCGCAGGTTAACCAACGAATTAACGAGCGCGAGTTCCGTATTTCGAATATCCCTGTTGCGGTAGAACTTTCGGGCGAATTTCAGTCGGTTTTCCGCAATCGTCCGTTGTCGGGCTATAACAATGGCCAGCCCTTCGAGTTCAAGGATAAAAGCGCATTTACAAGGATGATAGTTGTGGCCGATGCCGATATTATCCGTAACGATGTGCAACGCCGACCAAATGGGGCTTACATTATTCCGCTGGGTTACGATAGGTTTACCAACCAAACCTTTGGCAATAAGGAGTTGGTGATGAATATGGTTCGTTACCTTAACGACGATGAGGGTTTGATGAACCTTCGCTCCCGCGACTTTAAACTTCGTTTACTTGACCGTAAGGCAATACTACAATCGCGCTTAAAATGGCAGTTGATTAATATGCTGATACCTTCTGCTATACTTGTAATTGGTGGGTTTACGTGGTTGTATATTAGGAGGAGAAAGTATACTAGGTAG
- the surE gene encoding 5'-nucleotidase SurE: MFEDKGEKRRPVILVSNDDGYKAKGIEALIEMVKPFGRVVVVAPEEGNSGMSHAITIKTPLRMKHRKRTDDVEMYSVNGTPVDCVKLAMNQIFKTPPDLMVSGINHGSNSSISIVYSGTMAAAIEGCLYGLPSIGFSLLDYAESPDFSASVKFGRIVVQNVLDNGLSSGCCLNVNIPVLPADQIKGMKLVRQNKGTWREEFEKRTDPRGVDYFWLTGYFHNEEPESTDTDEWALANGYISVVPIHVDLTSYSEIERMKSWNFDINKNHETRKI, from the coding sequence ATGTTTGAGGATAAAGGGGAGAAACGTAGACCTGTAATATTGGTTTCGAATGACGATGGCTATAAAGCAAAGGGAATAGAGGCTTTAATTGAAATGGTAAAGCCTTTTGGACGCGTAGTGGTGGTTGCCCCAGAGGAAGGAAATTCTGGGATGTCGCATGCTATCACTATTAAAACTCCATTAAGGATGAAGCATCGCAAACGCACCGATGATGTTGAAATGTATAGCGTTAACGGAACACCTGTTGATTGCGTGAAGTTGGCGATGAACCAAATTTTTAAAACTCCTCCCGATCTGATGGTATCGGGAATTAATCATGGCTCCAATTCTTCCATCAGTATTGTGTATAGTGGAACAATGGCTGCCGCCATTGAGGGATGCTTGTATGGCTTACCATCAATAGGCTTTTCGTTGCTCGATTATGCCGAGTCTCCCGATTTTAGCGCCTCGGTTAAATTTGGAAGGATTGTTGTACAGAACGTTTTAGATAATGGCTTATCCAGCGGATGTTGCCTTAATGTGAATATTCCAGTTTTGCCTGCCGATCAGATTAAGGGAATGAAGTTGGTTCGCCAGAATAAGGGGACTTGGCGAGAAGAATTTGAAAAACGGACCGATCCTCGTGGCGTTGACTATTTTTGGCTAACAGGCTACTTCCATAACGAAGAGCCCGAATCGACTGATACTGACGAATGGGCATTGGCGAATGGTTATATTTCGGTAGTTCCTATCCATGTTGATTTAACTAGTTACAGTGAGATTGAACGTATGAAATCATGGAATTTTGATATAAATAAGAATCATGAAACAAGGAAAATTTAA
- a CDS encoding lipid-A-disaccharide synthase gives MRYYIIAGEASGDLHASNLMKGIKEKDPDADFRYFGGDLMQEQGGILVKHYRDMAFMGFLEVLLNLRTISANMKLCKIDIREYNPDVLILVDYPGFNLRMARYAKRLGIKVFYYIAPKVWAWKEGRVKILKQFVDKLFIIFPFEIEYFRKHGIEPIYEGNPSPDAIEMKIKECPSFDIFVTKNGLSDKPIIALVAGSRKQEIRYNLPVMLEMIDRFPDYQFVIAGAPSLSESVYKPYIKDKNVKLVFGQTYQLLNCSTLAFVTSGTATLESALINVPQVVCYKGNFFSMVIAWMVIKVKYISLVNLNMEKEVVRELKQYDLTSETLYKEAVKLLPGTKERSAMLDNYAKLRQKLGETGTSRRVGARMVELITK, from the coding sequence ATGCGCTATTATATCATTGCTGGTGAAGCCTCTGGCGATTTGCATGCTTCGAATCTGATGAAAGGGATCAAGGAGAAAGACCCTGATGCCGACTTTCGTTACTTTGGTGGCGATTTAATGCAGGAGCAAGGTGGAATTCTTGTAAAGCATTATCGCGATATGGCCTTTATGGGATTTTTGGAGGTTCTCCTAAATCTCCGAACCATTTCAGCAAATATGAAACTTTGCAAGATTGATATACGCGAGTATAATCCCGATGTGCTTATTCTTGTCGATTATCCTGGATTTAACCTGCGTATGGCAAGGTATGCCAAACGGTTGGGTATTAAGGTTTTTTACTATATAGCACCAAAGGTTTGGGCGTGGAAAGAGGGGCGAGTTAAAATACTAAAGCAGTTTGTCGATAAACTTTTTATCATATTTCCTTTTGAAATAGAGTATTTCAGAAAGCATGGAATTGAACCAATCTATGAGGGTAATCCATCGCCCGATGCAATTGAGATGAAGATAAAGGAGTGTCCTTCGTTCGATATTTTTGTGACAAAGAACGGTTTAAGCGATAAGCCTATTATAGCGTTAGTAGCAGGAAGTCGTAAGCAGGAAATTCGTTATAATTTGCCAGTAATGCTTGAAATGATTGATCGTTTCCCCGATTATCAATTTGTTATTGCAGGAGCCCCGTCGCTTTCGGAAAGTGTTTACAAGCCTTACATCAAGGACAAAAATGTAAAGTTGGTTTTTGGACAAACATATCAACTTTTAAACTGTTCCACATTGGCATTCGTAACATCTGGAACCGCAACCCTAGAGTCTGCGTTAATTAATGTTCCTCAGGTTGTATGCTATAAGGGCAACTTCTTTTCGATGGTAATTGCCTGGATGGTTATTAAGGTGAAATACATTTCGTTAGTAAATCTTAACATGGAAAAGGAAGTTGTTCGAGAGCTTAAACAGTACGATTTAACTTCAGAAACTCTATATAAGGAGGCTGTTAAATTGTTGCCCGGAACAAAAGAGCGAAGCGCGATGCTCGATAATTATGCTAAATTGCGACAAAAGTTGGGCGAAACTGGAACGTCAAGAAGGGTAGGAGCCAGAATGGTTGAACTAATCACAAAGTAA